GCGCTGGGGGTGGCGTTCGTGGGCGCCCTCGGAGACGTGGTGGGGCCGCGGGAGGCGGCGCTCACCGTCATGCCGATGTTCCTGTTGGGCGCGGTGCTGGCCCTCCACCCGGCGCTTCGCCCACACGCCCGCTCGGGTGCGTCGGCGGCATCGAGGCGCTGACGCGTGCGGGTGTGGTAGGTTGCCCTGGCGGCCGTCTCGCCGGTCCACCACTCACACGCGAATGTCCCCAGCTCTCAGGAGGGAATCCCCCATGCGCCGTGCCGTCCCGATCCTCGCCCTCTGGTTCGCGCTCCCGGCCAGCTTCGCCGTCGCGCAGGAACCCGAACTGCCGCCGATTCTCAAGGTCCGCAACTATCTTCCCCACATGACCCGGCCCGAGGTCGAAGACCTCCTCACCCGGACGGACATGGTCATCTTTCCGGTGGGCGCGCTCGAGCAGCACGGCACCCACCTGCCGATCGGCACCGACTACCTGAACGGAGTGGAGCGCGCCAAGAGGATAGCCCAGCGGGCCGACGTGCTGGTGGCGCCCATCCTGCTGCCCGGGCAGTCACCCTACCACATGGAATTCGCGGGCACCGTGACCTTGTCTTCGACGCTGATTCAGGAGGTTTATGTTGAATCTGCAAAAAGTCTTATGCGTCATGGTTTCAAGCGCTTTCTCGTCCTCAATGCCCATGGTGGCAACCGAGCCATTACGACCTTCATCGTTGATCGCATCAATCAGGAGACCGAGGGAATCGCGGTCGATCTG
The genomic region above belongs to Gammaproteobacteria bacterium and contains:
- a CDS encoding creatininase family protein, whose amino-acid sequence is MRRAVPILALWFALPASFAVAQEPELPPILKVRNYLPHMTRPEVEDLLTRTDMVIFPVGALEQHGTHLPIGTDYLNGVERAKRIAQRADVLVAPILLPGQSPYHMEFAGTVTLSSTLIQEVYVESAKSLMRHGFKRFLVLNAHGGNRAITTFIVDRINQETEGIAVDLGAVSGPFRVRDPDPQPTLAPAVLDRHGGTGETSRSLYLIPELVDMDAVEVAQVNMPAHLEAILPEVIAGDPTALAVFLAEGLKDESTGKGTSAAQMSTTGVWGERDPAEATAERGRNMTEASVDAAVAFIERWNELRPPGTGR